The following are encoded together in the Nocardioides thalensis genome:
- a CDS encoding metalloregulator ArsR/SmtB family transcription factor: protein MSKSSLPLLTGSDALACCTPLSREPMSDEQAAQVAPLLKALADPVRLRLMSMVLSHEGGEACVCDLTPAFDLSQPTISHHLKVLHEAGLLDREKRGTWVYYQAKPEAMTAIMTLFAAGPVASTC, encoded by the coding sequence GTGTCTAAGTCCTCGCTCCCCCTGCTGACCGGCAGCGATGCGCTCGCCTGCTGCACCCCGCTGTCGCGGGAGCCGATGAGCGACGAGCAGGCCGCTCAGGTCGCGCCCCTCCTCAAGGCGCTGGCCGACCCGGTTCGGCTGAGGTTGATGTCGATGGTGCTGTCGCACGAGGGCGGGGAGGCATGCGTGTGCGACCTGACCCCGGCCTTCGACCTGTCGCAACCGACCATCAGCCACCACCTCAAGGTGCTCCACGAGGCTGGCCTCCTTGACCGCGAGAAGCGCGGCACCTGGGTCTACTACCAGGCCAAGCCCGAGGCGATGACCGCGATCATGACCCTGTTCGCGGCGGGCCCGGTGGCCTCCACTTGCTGA
- a CDS encoding aquaporin, with product MADPVSPRIEPLPASATLAQRVVAELVGTAFLVAAVIGSGIAATRLSPDDVGLQLLENSLVTGAALVALILALQPVSAAFNPVVTVVERAFGLIGTTTAAALIAAQVIGGVLGAVLANLMFDLSPVSIATTDRTGSHLWLAEVVATLGLVLVVFGSLRTQRTSTVAFAVGGYITAAYWFTSSTSFANPAVTIGRSFSDTFAGIAPASAPMFVLMQLVGGALAALIVRFLFPEPRTTEEMR from the coding sequence ATGGCCGACCCGGTCAGCCCTCGCATCGAGCCGCTCCCCGCTTCCGCGACGCTCGCGCAGCGCGTGGTCGCCGAGCTGGTCGGCACGGCCTTCCTCGTGGCCGCCGTCATCGGCTCCGGCATCGCCGCCACCCGGCTCTCGCCCGACGACGTCGGGCTGCAGCTCCTGGAGAACAGCCTCGTCACCGGCGCCGCCCTGGTCGCGCTCATCCTGGCTCTCCAGCCCGTCTCCGCCGCGTTCAACCCGGTGGTCACCGTCGTCGAACGCGCCTTCGGTCTCATCGGTACGACGACCGCCGCGGCGCTCATCGCGGCGCAGGTCATCGGCGGCGTGCTCGGTGCCGTGCTCGCGAACCTGATGTTCGACCTCTCTCCGGTCAGCATCGCCACGACCGACCGCACCGGCAGCCACCTCTGGCTCGCCGAGGTCGTCGCCACGCTCGGGCTCGTGCTCGTCGTCTTCGGCAGCCTGCGGACCCAGCGGACCAGCACCGTCGCGTTCGCCGTCGGCGGCTACATCACCGCCGCCTACTGGTTCACCAGCTCCACGAGCTTCGCGAACCCCGCCGTCACCATCGGCCGCTCGTTCTCCGACACGTTCGCGGGGATCGCACCGGCGTCGGCCCCCATGTTCGTGCTCATGCAGCTCGTGGGCGGTGCCCTGGCCGCACTGATCGTTCGGTTCCTCTTTCCCGAGCCCCGCACCACGGAGGAGATGCGATGA
- a CDS encoding ArsI/CadI family heavy metal resistance metalloenzyme: MSRVQLALRVADLDGSIDFYSRLFNTAPAKRRPGYANFAIAEPPLKLVLLEGQPGTETRMDHLGVEVESTDLVAAATNRLADAGLATRVEDNTTCCYAVQDKVWVSGPGNEPWEVYTVTGDARPDLEGKADLDLSDVSGLGGCCTNIDDNNTDVDRTHDAGDEPAGKTPACC, translated from the coding sequence ATGTCCCGTGTCCAGCTCGCCCTCCGCGTCGCCGACCTCGACGGCTCGATCGACTTCTACTCCCGCCTCTTCAACACGGCGCCGGCCAAGCGCCGCCCCGGTTACGCCAACTTCGCGATCGCCGAGCCGCCGCTGAAGCTGGTCCTGCTCGAGGGGCAGCCCGGCACGGAGACCCGGATGGACCACCTGGGGGTCGAGGTCGAGAGCACGGACCTCGTCGCCGCGGCCACCAACCGGCTCGCCGACGCCGGCCTGGCCACCCGCGTGGAGGACAACACCACCTGTTGCTACGCCGTGCAGGACAAGGTGTGGGTGTCCGGCCCCGGCAACGAGCCGTGGGAGGTCTACACCGTCACCGGCGACGCCCGCCCCGACCTCGAGGGCAAGGCCGACCTCGACCTGAGCGACGTGTCCGGCCTCGGAGGTTGCTGCACCAACATCGACGACAACAACACCGACGTCGACCGCACCCACGACGCTGGCGACGAGCCGGCCGGGAAGACCCCCGCCTGCTGCTGA